A section of the Streptomyces sp. Je 1-369 genome encodes:
- a CDS encoding DUF6059 family protein, whose product MASLIRRVWREVYAALQAYGAIYISGAQPAEHTPPPGTAPPEAAPRGGPPAGHPERLCPEVALSPVERALKRQLEAGP is encoded by the coding sequence ATGGCCAGCTTGATCAGGCGTGTGTGGCGCGAGGTGTACGCGGCCTTGCAGGCCTATGGCGCCATCTACATCTCGGGGGCGCAGCCCGCCGAGCACACTCCCCCGCCCGGCACCGCGCCGCCCGAGGCCGCGCCGCGGGGCGGGCCGCCCGCGGGTCATCCGGAGCGGCTGTGTCCGGAGGTCGCCCTGTCCCCGGTGGAGCGGGCCCTCAAGCGGCAGCTGGAGGCCGGGCCCTGA